The following proteins come from a genomic window of Gossypium raimondii isolate GPD5lz chromosome 5, ASM2569854v1, whole genome shotgun sequence:
- the LOC105769992 gene encoding uncharacterized protein LOC105769992 has translation MDSFRTSSGFRFNPNSNTIDDADRDSEFSGILEIYVHHARNIHNICIYDNQDVYAKFSLTYNPDDTHSTRIINGGGKNPEFNENLMMKVTQIDAVLKCEIWMLSRARNYMEDQLLGFALVPISQVIGKGKITQDYSLSSTDLFHSPAGTVKLSVSLNTSMALNPQTSPFPETTKTNSSISAEVVLLDRKISESQVILDPVEYSRIEFPDINVVRENQQMISEYFDGLNPRPGIASFLQLGASHQHLQDYEMTANSSEETHGGSVSPNGSLQNSGFLSSTTTSLSDDRNSADSTEKKSRVGGEPSNTSVTTETNPSQGGCPDTPTSKKGSEAREEKELKYSSKQVFSAPLGNMNLEAEQSAMQQQIVDMYMRSMQQFTESLAKMKLPMDLDKPEHEDRGDLIQNNSKKIEHEKKKDGSRVFYGSRAFF, from the coding sequence ATGGATTCTTTCAGAACATCATCTGGTTTCCGTTTTAACCCGAATTCGAATACCATAGATGATGCTGACCGAGATTCCGAGTTCTCGGGCATTCTTGAGATCTATGTTCACCATGCTAGGAATATTCATAACATATGTATCTATGACAACCAAGATGTTTATGCCAAGTTCTCGCTCACCTATAACCCTGATGATACCCACTCTACTAGAATCATCAATGGAGGTGGAAAGAATCCTGAATTCAATGAGAACTTGATGATGAAAGTCACTCAGATAGATGCTGTCCTCAAATGTGAGATTTGGATGCTTAGTAGGGCCAGAAACTACATGGAAGACCAGCTTTTGGGCTTTGCTTTGGTTCCAATTTCACAAGTTATTGGCAAAGGAAAAATCACTCAAGATTATAGCCTCTCTTCCACTGATCTTTTCCATTCTCCTGCCGGAACCGTCAAATTGAGTGTATCTTTGAACACTTCAATGGCTCTCAATCCTCAGACCAGTCCCTTCCCTGAAACCACAAAAACCAATTCTTCGATATCAGCAGAAGTGGTATTGCTTGACCGGAAAATCTCCGAATCCCAAGTTATTCTAGACCCAGTTGAGTATTCCAGGATAGAATTTCCTGATATCAATGTTGTTAGGGAGAATCAACAAATGATTTCGGAGTACTTCGACGGTTTGAATCCGAGGCCAGGAATTGCTTCCTTCCTTCAACTGGGTGCCTCTCATCAGCATCTTCAAGATTACGAAATGACAGCAAACTCATCGGAAGAAACCCATGGAGGATCCGTTTCTCCCAATGGGAGCCTTCAGAATTCTGGGTTTTTGAGTTCTACAACTACAAGCCTAAGCGATGATCGCAACTCGGCTGACTCTACCGAGAAGAAGAGTCGTGTGGGTGGGGAGCCATCGAATACATCGGTCACCACCGAGACTAATCCAAGCCAAGGCGGTTGTCCTGATACCCCAACTTCAAAGAAAGGCAGCGAAGCTCGAGAGGAGAAAGAGTTGAAATATTCGAGCAAACAAGTGTTTTCAGCTCCATTGGGGAACATGAATTTGGAGGCAGAACAGTCGGCAATGCAACAACAAATAGTAGACATGTACATGAGGAGCATGCAACAGTTTACAGAGTCATTGGCTAAGATGAAACTCCCAATGGATCTTGACAAACCCGAACATGAAGATCGTGGTGATCTGATTCAAAACAATAGCAAGAAAATAGAACACGAGAAAAAAAAGGATGGGTCCAGGGTTTTTTATGGTAGCCGGGCTTTCTTTTGA
- the LOC105766761 gene encoding protein LATERAL ROOT PRIMORDIUM 1, whose protein sequence is MGMVGLRDFVLVTPASFNHHHRHHHTQDSIMANDQINGPNDPTALGVGVIPLLTAAPCLAPHHAEDTDLLNNNDRSKFTGMRLWQKPNSSHYLIKSSSNPNNHNSSSMNLIQSSGGIGGTGSGSGGSGLSSGATCQDCGNQAKKDCSYRRCRTCCKSRSFDCPTHVKSTWVPAARRRDRQLMTVGATAAGAGLSGSTAGPKKPRLRTSQTTTASHTSTSNATTPPRSLDTCSSPQNAEFKEPLPAQVRATAVFKCVRVTTIEEGEDEFAYEAVVKIGGHVFKGLLYDQGVDGFPNISQLHLSGRNGESSSSPVLDPSQVYEATTGGGLLRGSNYGCTRN, encoded by the exons ATGGGGATGGTTGGTCTCCGAGATTTCGTCCTTGTTACTCCTGCGTCATTTAACCATCACCATCGCCACCATCATACTCAAGATTCCATCATGGCAAACGATCAAATCAACGGTCCGAATGATCCCACGGCACTTGGTGTTGGTGTTATCCCACTTCTTACAGCAGCTCCATGTTTAGCTCCACATCACGCGGAAGACACTGATTTGTTGAATAACAATGATCGCAGCAAATTCACCGGGATGCGGTTATGGCAGAAGCCAAATTCTTCTCATTATCTTATAAAATCGTCTTCAAACCCTAATAACCATAATTCCTCTTCCATGAATTTGATACAAAGCAGCGGTGGTATCGGTGGGACGGGGAGCGGGAGTGGTGGTTCGGGTTTAAGCTCAGGGGCCACGTGTCAAGACTGTGGGAACCAAGCTAAGAAAGATTGTAGCTATAGGAGATGTAGAACATGTTGTAAAAGTCGAAGTTTTGATTGCCCTACTCACGTGAAGAGCACGTGGGTGCCAGCTGCTAGAAGGAGAGATCGTCAGCTCATGACGGTTGGAGCTACTGCTGCTGGTGCTGGTTTGTCAGGCTCGACTGCAGGGCCTAAGAAGCCAAGACTTAGAACATCACAGACTACAACCGCTTCTCATACATCGACTTCCAACGCTACAACTCCTCCTAGAAGCTTGGACACTTGCTCAAGTCCCCAGA ATGCGGAGTTTAAAGAGCCACTGCCGGCGCAAGTTCGTGCAACGGCGGTATTTAAGTGTGTAAGAGTGACGACAATCGAGGAGGGGGAGGATGAGTTTGCATATGAAGCAGTTGTTAAGATTGGTGGACATGTGTTCAAAGGGTTGCTCTATGATCAAGGAGTTGATGGGTTTCCTAATATATCCCAACTGCATTTAAGTGGGAGAAATGGGGAGTCATCCTCATCTCCCGTTCTCGATCCTTCTCAAGTTTATGAAGCGACCACTGGAGGCGGCTTGCTTCGTGGTTCGAATTATGGTTGTACAAGGAACTGA